In Bacillota bacterium, a genomic segment contains:
- a CDS encoding C40 family peptidase gives MPRAVAIHNVVKMHAQPDGDSEQVSQMLLGHTLLLLSPPDSGQNWVNVQTDDGYTGWVRAKQICLLDDSEEYPAPGQVYRVNALWAFVREKPDYNAPHLTIAPMGAWLEGNEWYEDWLRVVLPDGRTGWMAAQDVTPQWVAISRAGSLRVEGTVILQGKNVEPYRVPRMGWQNALVYTARRLLGVPYLWGGSSPFGLDCSGFVQLVYRMCGLVLPRDADLQADFARTTAVDISETQPGDLIFFAGGSDPHQRTVTHVGMVIDAEHFIHSSGGVGVHITRIDDPFYKSILWGIRRVLDQ, from the coding sequence TTGCCCCGCGCAGTAGCCATCCATAATGTGGTCAAAATGCACGCCCAGCCGGACGGCGACAGCGAGCAGGTCTCCCAGATGCTGCTGGGACACACCCTTTTGCTGCTGAGCCCTCCCGATTCCGGGCAAAACTGGGTGAACGTGCAGACGGACGATGGATATACGGGATGGGTACGGGCGAAGCAGATATGCCTGTTGGATGACAGCGAGGAGTACCCGGCACCCGGACAGGTTTATCGGGTCAACGCGCTCTGGGCGTTCGTGCGCGAGAAACCCGACTACAATGCCCCCCATTTAACGATTGCTCCGATGGGAGCATGGCTGGAAGGAAACGAGTGGTATGAGGACTGGCTTCGGGTCGTTCTGCCGGATGGGCGAACGGGCTGGATGGCGGCGCAGGACGTGACCCCGCAATGGGTTGCAATAAGCCGCGCGGGCTCGCTGCGTGTGGAAGGGACGGTTATCCTGCAGGGCAAAAATGTGGAGCCTTACCGTGTGCCGCGCATGGGCTGGCAAAACGCTCTGGTATACACTGCCAGACGGTTGCTGGGTGTTCCCTACCTGTGGGGCGGCAGTTCACCCTTTGGACTGGACTGCTCGGGCTTCGTGCAGCTGGTGTATCGCATGTGTGGACTGGTGCTACCGCGAGATGCCGACCTTCAGGCGGATTTCGCCCGAACGACGGCAGTGGACATTTCGGAAACGCAGCCAGGCGACCTCATCTTCTTCGCGGGGGGCAGCGACCCCCACCAGCGTACCGTGACGCATGTGGGGATGGTTATCGACGCGGAGCATTTCATCCACTCATCGGGTGGCGTTGGCGTCCACATCACCCGCATCGATGACCCCTTCTACAAATCCATCCTGTGGGGG
- a CDS encoding Uma2 family endonuclease has translation MSQAATVKPTKQTAPARRRFTLQEYHWLVQQGFFGDDRVELIDGEIVRMAPTGPEHSISTDRIAGHLVLLLSGKPYYVRIQNPLAIGDHEPVPDVAVVPGSPEDYRQAHPSTALLVIEVADTSLEYDRTVKASLYASAGIPEYWVVNLVERRLEVYCEPTSPAPETPFNALYRSLRIYHREESISPLFAPDASVKVGELIR, from the coding sequence ATGTCGCAGGCAGCAACGGTGAAGCCGACCAAGCAAACTGCGCCTGCCCGGCGCAGGTTCACGCTGCAAGAGTATCACTGGCTCGTGCAGCAGGGGTTCTTCGGCGATGACCGCGTGGAACTCATCGACGGGGAGATTGTGCGCATGGCTCCAACAGGACCGGAACACAGTATCAGCACCGACCGCATTGCGGGGCATCTGGTGCTGTTGCTATCGGGCAAGCCGTACTATGTCCGCATTCAAAATCCCCTCGCTATCGGCGACCACGAGCCCGTTCCGGACGTGGCGGTAGTGCCCGGCAGTCCCGAAGACTACCGTCAGGCGCATCCCAGCACCGCCCTGCTGGTGATAGAAGTGGCGGACACCTCGCTGGAGTATGACCGCACGGTGAAGGCGAGCCTGTATGCCAGCGCGGGCATCCCCGAATACTGGGTGGTGAACCTCGTAGAGCGTCGGCTGGAGGTCTACTGCGAACCCACCTCGCCTGCACCCGAGACGCCGTTTAACGCGCTCTATCGGAGTCTGCGAATCTATCATCGGGAAGAGAGCATCTCTCCGCTGTTCGCCCCAGATGCCAGTGTGAAGGTGGGGGAACTGATTCGCTAA
- a CDS encoding DUF1559 domain-containing protein, which yields MSRKAFTLIELLVVIAIIAILAAILFPVFAQAREQARKTSCLSNTKQIGLASMMYAQDYDEILPETGWVGPCSAPQSEGCRVVTDGSDPYWSGVFAFPLAIIPYKKNYQILVCPSDPDRGGFSKFGSTCYELQLLAAGVPGAYPGIRNVVNGMRDVLPLSYAGNYLLAGGYYISWDQYDCRKMLPMASIQFPAQTFYVTDVGSRIEPNGNAFAGWYIAPGYDNGAPNRRWPKGQRHMGGRNWIFADGHAKYYRDPALTNPDGTRKSQAQLICEYERMGIYTYPQGQTCQ from the coding sequence ATGTCCAGAAAGGCTTTTACCCTGATTGAACTGCTCGTGGTGATAGCGATTATCGCGATACTGGCAGCCATCCTGTTCCCGGTATTCGCGCAGGCACGTGAGCAGGCACGCAAGACCAGCTGCCTGTCCAACACCAAGCAGATTGGTCTGGCTTCGATGATGTACGCGCAGGACTACGATGAGATACTTCCGGAGACGGGATGGGTAGGTCCATGTAGCGCGCCTCAGTCGGAGGGCTGTCGTGTGGTCACGGATGGCTCAGACCCCTACTGGAGCGGCGTGTTTGCCTTCCCGCTGGCGATTATCCCCTACAAGAAGAACTATCAGATTCTCGTATGTCCCAGCGACCCGGACCGTGGCGGTTTCAGCAAATTCGGCTCCACTTGCTACGAGTTGCAGCTGTTAGCCGCGGGCGTTCCCGGCGCGTACCCCGGTATCCGCAATGTGGTCAACGGGATGCGAGACGTGCTTCCCCTGTCGTACGCAGGAAACTACCTGCTCGCCGGAGGCTACTACATTAGCTGGGATCAGTATGACTGCCGCAAGATGTTGCCGATGGCGTCCATCCAGTTCCCAGCCCAGACATTCTATGTAACCGACGTCGGCAGCCGCATCGAGCCCAACGGCAACGCCTTTGCGGGCTGGTACATCGCACCGGGCTACGACAACGGCGCGCCAAACCGCCGATGGCCTAAGGGACAGCGCCACATGGGTGGGCGCAACTGGATTTTCGCCGACGGGCATGCGAAGTATTACCGCGACCCCGCCCTGACCAACCCCGACGGCACACGCAAGTCGCAGGCACAGCTCATCTGCGAGTACGAGCGCATGGGCATCTATACCTATCCGCAGGGACAAACCTGTCAATAA
- a CDS encoding glycoside hydrolase family 55 protein: protein MAERDVYNVRDFGAKGDGKTDDTAAFQRALDEAGKAGGGVVYAPRGNYLFKGHLVVPNGVTLKGVWESVPAHNGIRDAGLPKPTDDGTTFLITGGAGSEEGAAFITLNTNSTLKGVVLYYPEQKTDDVPTPYPWAIAMRGKNPAVLDVEMLNPYNGIDATQNERHLIRNVHGQPLRRGVLVDQIYDIGRIENVHFNPWFSMKPKLFEWQMQNGEAFIFGRSDWQYVLNTFCYGYKVGYRFTQTKAGVCNGNFLGIGADDCLVAVLVEQTAPMGVLITNGEFVSFRGSDPTMVRVAPTHSGTVRFVNCAYWGPNKQIAVIEGSGTVGFSDCTFMQWDKDKEGRAAIQARGGTVLVRGCEFRDDRPQVDIGEGVRRAVITDNVVTGEVRITNRSAGAVQISGNVGAATR from the coding sequence ATGGCAGAGCGTGATGTGTACAATGTGCGCGATTTCGGTGCGAAAGGCGACGGCAAAACCGATGATACCGCTGCCTTTCAGCGCGCACTGGACGAGGCGGGCAAGGCGGGCGGCGGCGTGGTGTACGCCCCAAGGGGAAATTACCTGTTCAAAGGGCACCTCGTGGTGCCCAATGGCGTCACCCTGAAAGGCGTGTGGGAGTCGGTACCCGCACATAACGGCATCCGCGACGCAGGGTTGCCCAAACCCACCGATGACGGTACGACCTTTCTCATCACCGGGGGCGCGGGCAGTGAGGAAGGTGCTGCCTTCATCACCCTGAACACCAACAGTACCCTGAAGGGCGTGGTGCTGTACTATCCCGAACAGAAGACCGACGACGTGCCCACTCCCTACCCGTGGGCAATCGCCATGCGCGGCAAGAATCCTGCTGTGCTGGATGTGGAGATGCTCAACCCCTATAACGGCATCGACGCCACCCAGAACGAGCGCCATCTGATACGCAACGTGCATGGTCAACCCCTGAGGCGGGGGGTGCTGGTGGACCAGATATACGACATCGGACGCATCGAGAACGTGCACTTTAACCCCTGGTTCAGCATGAAGCCCAAACTGTTCGAGTGGCAGATGCAAAACGGCGAGGCGTTCATCTTCGGACGCAGCGACTGGCAGTACGTTTTGAACACCTTCTGCTACGGCTACAAGGTGGGCTACCGATTCACCCAGACGAAAGCAGGGGTGTGCAACGGCAATTTCCTGGGCATCGGCGCGGACGACTGTCTGGTAGCGGTGCTGGTGGAGCAGACCGCGCCAATGGGGGTGCTGATTACCAACGGCGAGTTCGTCTCGTTTCGCGGCAGCGACCCCACCATGGTGCGCGTCGCCCCCACCCATTCGGGCACGGTGCGCTTCGTCAACTGCGCCTACTGGGGACCCAACAAACAGATTGCGGTGATTGAGGGCAGTGGCACGGTTGGCTTCTCCGACTGCACATTCATGCAGTGGGACAAGGACAAGGAGGGACGCGCAGCCATTCAGGCACGCGGCGGCACGGTGCTGGTGCGGGGTTGTGAGTTCCGCGACGACCGCCCGCAGGTGGATATCGGGGAAGGAGTGCGTCGCGCCGTTATCACGGACAACGTGGTCACGGGTGAGGTGCGCATCACGAACCGTTCTGCCGGAGCGGTGCAAATCAGCGGCAATGTCGGCGCTGCAACGCGGTAG
- a CDS encoding neutral/alkaline non-lysosomal ceramidase N-terminal domain-containing protein, with product MFRLMPVFSIAMLFVLLPLTASWSQSLQAGAARVKITPEKLPYLAGYSANRRAEEIHDDVYATAVVIQAGEVKMAIVSCDLIGLLYPAVQEIRSKVASVPASHIIIAATHTHSGPDSIGLWGQPEQGVSGVDKEWYAQMKQKVADAIEEAAKNLQPAVLRVASGEGVTGVSRNVRVAEILDTSIAVLQLRNASDNKTIATIVNYAVHPELMNIRSLTSDIVHYMRQTIEGAEGGIALFLNGALGGMVTVDSPGNDWRECERVGNALGQAALNALKNATELKEASLSIRRAEITIPVENEQFKQAARAGLFPEPVLQTDEVVTEVMHVTLGPVEMVTLPGEALPNIGFQIKRHMKGNPKLVIGLANDELGYILSEADYGLSLYRYETSMSVGEKAGRLVADALIAMAKQSPPAVAEAAKSPVAAFFDNLPSRFRPERAYGAKVLYRITITGEGGGVWEIEIANNKCNVRRGASGAQADVTITTNAQTFLALVEGRMGPEQAYMSGQVVVDGDLFLAQRLGDFFSF from the coding sequence ATGTTCCGTTTGATGCCAGTGTTCTCGATTGCCATGCTGTTTGTCTTGTTGCCCCTGACTGCATCATGGTCACAGAGCCTTCAGGCAGGCGCAGCTCGTGTGAAGATAACCCCGGAGAAACTACCATATCTGGCTGGCTACAGCGCCAACCGCCGTGCGGAAGAGATACACGATGACGTGTATGCCACTGCGGTGGTGATTCAGGCGGGCGAGGTGAAGATGGCTATCGTCTCCTGCGACCTGATTGGACTGCTGTACCCCGCAGTGCAGGAGATACGCAGCAAAGTCGCCTCTGTACCGGCCTCCCACATCATCATCGCGGCGACCCATACGCATAGCGGTCCGGACAGCATCGGTCTGTGGGGACAGCCAGAGCAGGGCGTGTCGGGTGTGGATAAAGAGTGGTACGCCCAGATGAAGCAGAAAGTGGCAGACGCGATTGAAGAGGCAGCAAAGAATCTGCAACCGGCAGTACTGCGTGTTGCCAGTGGGGAGGGCGTGACGGGCGTTTCCCGCAATGTACGCGTGGCGGAGATACTGGATACCTCCATTGCGGTGTTGCAACTGCGAAACGCCAGCGATAACAAGACCATTGCCACCATCGTGAACTACGCGGTGCACCCCGAGCTGATGAACATTCGCTCGCTCACCTCCGACATCGTGCACTATATGCGCCAGACCATCGAGGGCGCGGAGGGCGGCATCGCCCTGTTCCTGAACGGTGCACTGGGCGGCATGGTCACTGTCGACTCGCCCGGCAACGACTGGAGGGAGTGTGAGCGCGTGGGTAACGCGCTGGGACAGGCAGCTCTGAACGCACTGAAGAATGCTACCGAGCTGAAGGAGGCATCCCTGTCCATACGACGCGCTGAAATCACCATTCCTGTCGAGAATGAGCAGTTCAAGCAAGCAGCGAGAGCCGGACTGTTCCCCGAACCCGTCCTGCAAACCGATGAGGTCGTTACCGAAGTGATGCATGTGACGCTGGGTCCGGTGGAGATGGTTACTCTGCCCGGCGAGGCGCTGCCGAACATCGGCTTCCAGATAAAGCGACACATGAAGGGGAACCCGAAGCTGGTCATCGGTCTGGCAAACGACGAGCTGGGGTACATCCTCTCTGAGGCGGATTACGGGCTGTCGCTGTATCGCTACGAAACCAGCATGAGCGTTGGCGAGAAAGCGGGGCGGCTGGTTGCGGACGCGCTCATCGCGATGGCAAAGCAGTCGCCTCCTGCGGTAGCGGAAGCAGCGAAATCGCCGGTAGCCGCTTTCTTTGACAATCTGCCATCACGCTTCCGCCCCGAACGGGCATACGGTGCTAAGGTGCTGTACCGCATCACGATTACCGGAGAAGGCGGTGGCGTGTGGGAGATCGAGATTGCCAACAACAAGTGTAACGTCCGCCGCGGAGCATCCGGTGCGCAGGCAGACGTGACCATTACCACCAACGCGCAGACGTTCCTCGCGCTGGTAGAGGGCAGGATGGGTCCGGAACAGGCATACATGAGCGGACAGGTAGTGGTGGATGGAGACCTGTTCCTTGCCCAGCGTCTCGGCGACTTCTTCTCGTTCTAA
- the priA gene encoding primosomal protein N' — MSRLQQPVVDVVVDLPAALQEVFTYVLPRALEPKVQVGSCVLVPFSGQEVLGYVARRYLMDPREAGKLKQVIDVVEGSLPLDENRLALAEWLAQEYRCGLAAAVRLLAPTEMVAKVQRVLCLTPQVQQQELWELSPNAPERRLLELLQSAGGQLPEATAKAQLGATLFNTAIYRLKRRGLVEQKNVLAAATARARVLRHVRLNIPPEQAENLAEACASRAPAQAALLRALAVAQEEMLPMAELLRQVGVSASALKSLQMRGVVDFADVPVYRSPFGKISPSGTDAPLQVTPDQERCLSAIGQAIESGEHRSFLLFGVTGSGKTEVYLRAVSQALSRGRSALILVPEIALAAQVVEAVKARFGNLVAVLHSALSAGERFDEWRRAREQRARVVVGARSAVFAPLENLGLIVIDEEHEGAYKQQEHVPRYHARTVALERARRERAVLLMGSATPSVEMFYEAQQGIHTLLHLPTRVEGRPLPAVHVVDMRDSPRARGGVFSQQMAQAIAERLRRGEQVILFLNRRAYASFVMCRKCGYVVKCHRCEVSLSYHKVDHSLRCHHCDYRRSVPEKCPSCGAVQIYPFGLGTQRVEEEVQQLFPEARLLRMDRDTTTRKGAHHVLLARFRAHEADVLIGTQMVAKGLDFPDVTLVGVVSADTALHIPDFRAGERAFQLLTQVAGRAGRAHQPGEVVVQTFNPEHEAVQTAATHDYLQFYEREIAHREELRYPPFSRLANILATHPEEAKAEEMSRRAADRIRDVIQSEHIEAEVLGPVQAPIARLRGLWRWHCLVKCYQPKALPDLLHCALGGMSYPQGGALQVDIDPYSVL; from the coding sequence GTGAGCCGTTTGCAACAACCGGTCGTGGACGTGGTGGTGGACCTGCCTGCGGCGCTACAGGAGGTGTTTACCTATGTGCTGCCGCGCGCGCTGGAGCCGAAGGTGCAGGTGGGTAGCTGCGTGCTGGTGCCGTTCAGCGGGCAGGAGGTGCTGGGCTACGTGGCGCGCCGCTACCTGATGGACCCTCGCGAGGCGGGAAAGCTCAAGCAGGTTATCGACGTGGTGGAAGGCAGCCTGCCTCTGGATGAGAACCGCCTCGCGCTGGCGGAGTGGCTGGCACAGGAATACCGTTGCGGGCTGGCGGCGGCAGTGCGCCTGCTTGCGCCCACCGAGATGGTGGCGAAGGTGCAGCGCGTGCTCTGCCTCACGCCGCAGGTGCAGCAGCAGGAGCTGTGGGAACTCTCCCCAAACGCCCCAGAACGTCGCCTGCTGGAGCTGCTGCAGTCGGCAGGAGGTCAATTACCGGAAGCGACGGCGAAAGCGCAGCTGGGCGCGACGTTATTCAACACCGCCATCTACCGGCTCAAGCGGCGTGGGCTGGTGGAGCAGAAGAACGTGCTGGCGGCGGCAACCGCCAGAGCGCGTGTGCTGAGACATGTTCGCCTGAACATCCCACCCGAGCAGGCAGAGAATCTGGCGGAGGCGTGCGCCTCGCGCGCTCCGGCGCAGGCGGCTTTGTTGCGTGCGCTGGCTGTGGCGCAGGAGGAGATGCTGCCGATGGCGGAGCTGCTGCGGCAGGTGGGGGTCTCCGCCAGCGCACTGAAGAGCCTGCAGATGCGGGGGGTGGTGGATTTCGCCGATGTGCCCGTTTACCGCTCACCGTTTGGCAAGATAAGCCCGTCGGGCACAGATGCACCTCTACAGGTCACTCCCGACCAGGAGCGATGCCTGTCCGCCATCGGGCAGGCGATCGAGTCGGGCGAGCATCGCAGTTTCCTGCTGTTCGGCGTGACGGGCAGTGGTAAGACGGAGGTCTATCTTCGGGCGGTATCTCAGGCGTTATCGCGGGGGCGCAGCGCGCTGATTCTGGTGCCCGAAATCGCGCTGGCGGCGCAGGTGGTGGAGGCGGTGAAGGCGCGATTCGGCAATCTGGTGGCGGTGCTGCACAGCGCGCTATCGGCAGGGGAGCGATTTGACGAGTGGCGCAGGGCACGCGAGCAGCGGGCGCGAGTGGTCGTGGGGGCGCGGTCGGCGGTGTTTGCCCCCCTGGAGAATCTGGGGTTGATTGTGATAGACGAAGAGCACGAGGGGGCGTACAAACAGCAGGAGCACGTGCCGCGCTACCATGCCCGCACGGTGGCTCTGGAGCGGGCACGTCGTGAGCGTGCGGTGCTGCTGATGGGCAGTGCCACGCCGTCGGTGGAGATGTTCTATGAGGCACAGCAAGGGATACACACACTCCTGCACCTGCCTACGCGCGTGGAAGGGCGTCCCCTGCCAGCGGTGCACGTGGTGGACATGCGCGATTCCCCGAGGGCGCGAGGAGGCGTCTTCAGCCAGCAGATGGCGCAGGCGATTGCCGAACGCCTGCGGCGGGGCGAGCAGGTCATTCTGTTCCTGAACCGTCGGGCGTACGCCTCGTTTGTGATGTGCCGAAAATGCGGCTACGTGGTGAAGTGCCATCGTTGCGAGGTATCCTTATCCTATCACAAGGTAGACCATTCCCTGCGCTGCCACCACTGCGACTACCGACGAAGCGTGCCTGAGAAGTGTCCTTCGTGTGGCGCGGTGCAGATTTACCCCTTCGGGCTGGGCACGCAGAGGGTGGAGGAGGAGGTACAGCAGCTTTTCCCTGAGGCGCGCCTGCTGCGCATGGACCGCGATACCACCACCCGAAAGGGCGCGCACCACGTGTTGCTGGCGCGCTTTCGCGCACACGAAGCGGACGTGCTCATCGGCACGCAGATGGTGGCGAAGGGACTGGACTTTCCAGATGTGACGTTGGTGGGCGTGGTGAGTGCGGATACCGCGTTGCATATCCCCGACTTCCGCGCCGGCGAAAGGGCTTTCCAGCTGCTCACGCAGGTGGCTGGCAGAGCGGGCAGGGCACACCAGCCGGGTGAGGTTGTCGTGCAAACCTTCAACCCTGAACACGAGGCAGTACAGACCGCAGCTACTCACGACTACCTGCAGTTTTATGAACGTGAAATCGCGCACCGCGAGGAGCTGCGCTACCCACCTTTCTCGCGGCTGGCGAATATACTCGCCACCCATCCCGAAGAGGCGAAAGCGGAGGAGATGAGCCGCAGGGCAGCGGACAGGATCCGCGACGTGATACAGTCGGAGCATATCGAAGCGGAGGTTTTGGGGCCGGTACAGGCTCCTATAGCCCGTTTACGCGGCTTGTGGCGGTGGCACTGCCTGGTCAAGTGCTATCAACCAAAAGCGTTGCCCGATTTGCTGCACTGTGCGCTGGGCGGGATGTCGTATCCGCAGGGGGGTGCATTGCAGGTGGATATCGATCCTTACAGCGTATTATGA